A stretch of Ranitomeya variabilis isolate aRanVar5 chromosome 3, aRanVar5.hap1, whole genome shotgun sequence DNA encodes these proteins:
- the LOC143816196 gene encoding DNA-directed RNA polymerase II subunit RPB11-a, protein MNAPPAFESFLLFEGEKKITITKDTKVPNACLFTINKEDHTIGNIIKSQLLKDPQVLFAGYKVPHPLEHKIIIRVQTTPEYSPQEAFTNAITDLISELSLLEERFRVAIKDKQEGIE, encoded by the exons ATGAACGCGCCGCCGGCCTTTGAGTCGTTCCTACTGTTTGAGGGCGAAAAAAA gaTAACAATTACGAAGGACACAAAAGTCCCTAATGCCTGTCTGTTTACCATAAACAAGGAGGACCACACAATTGGAAATATAATTAAATC GCAACTGTTGAAAGATCCCCAGGTCCTGTTTGCTGGATACAAAGTACCACATCCGCTGGAACATAAAATTATTATAAGAGTCCAGACAACGCCTGAATACAGTCCTCAGGAGGCATTTACTAACGCTATTACAGACTTGATTAGTGAGTTGTCTCTGTTGGAAGAAAGATTTAGA GTTGCCATTAAGGATAAACAAGAGGGAATTGAATGA